From Desmospora profundinema, a single genomic window includes:
- a CDS encoding rod shape-determining protein yields the protein METIFGRFGGFTRDMGIDLGTANTLVYLKGRGIVVREPSVVAMETVSQDIMAVGNEAKRMIGRTPGNIVARRPMKDGVIADYNTTATMLEYFLKKAQTERVYIPRRPNVMVCVPYGVTAVEKRAVEEATRQAGAKEAYTIEEPFAAAIGAGLPVWEPTGSMVVDIGGGTTEVAVISLGGIVTAKSLRVAGDEMDGAIIQYIKRHYNLMIGERTAENLKLEIGSAKVEDEGITREIRGRDLISGLPKTIKITSMEIAEALSDTVNAIIDSVKLTLEQTPPELAADIMDRGIVLTGGGALLRNLNQRLTEETDMPVVVAENALDCVAIGTGQALENIHLFTSGTGSSSPFGRRQ from the coding sequence ATGGAGACCATTTTTGGGCGGTTCGGGGGTTTTACCCGGGATATGGGTATTGATCTGGGAACCGCCAACACGTTGGTTTATCTAAAGGGTCGGGGCATCGTCGTTCGGGAGCCTTCCGTCGTCGCCATGGAAACCGTCAGCCAAGATATTATGGCGGTCGGCAACGAAGCAAAAAGAATGATTGGCCGGACTCCCGGCAATATCGTGGCACGACGTCCGATGAAAGATGGCGTGATCGCGGATTACAACACCACGGCGACCATGTTAGAATATTTCCTAAAAAAAGCGCAGACCGAACGTGTTTATATCCCGCGCCGTCCCAATGTGATGGTTTGTGTCCCCTACGGGGTTACCGCCGTGGAGAAGCGTGCGGTGGAGGAGGCAACCCGGCAGGCGGGAGCGAAGGAAGCGTATACCATTGAAGAGCCGTTTGCGGCGGCCATCGGTGCAGGTCTCCCGGTATGGGAACCGACAGGCAGCATGGTGGTAGATATCGGAGGGGGGACGACGGAAGTGGCAGTGATCTCCCTGGGGGGGATTGTAACCGCCAAATCCCTGCGTGTGGCTGGAGACGAGATGGATGGGGCCATTATCCAATACATCAAACGCCATTATAATTTGATGATTGGGGAGCGGACGGCGGAGAACCTGAAACTGGAGATCGGGTCGGCCAAGGTCGAAGATGAGGGAATCACCCGCGAGATCCGGGGGAGGGACCTGATATCCGGGTTGCCCAAAACGATTAAAATCACATCGATGGAGATCGCCGAAGCATTGTCGGATACGGTAAACGCCATCATCGATTCGGTCAAACTCACCTTGGAACAAACGCCCCCGGAGTTAGCCGCAGATATCATGGATCGGGGGATTGTGTTAACCGGTGGGGGCGCATTGCTTCGTAACCTGAACCAGCGCCTGACCGAGGAGACGGATATGCCGGTGGTGGTGGCGGAAAACGCCTT
- the radC gene encoding RadC family protein: MERDSLLIRDVPEGERPRERMLQVGPASLANAELVAILLRTGTAAESAIHLAGRVLSKVDGLKGLAQADLLELTEIRGVGPAKAVQLLAGIELGRRVFRAVPGEKVAIRSPRDAAEACMDEMRYLSQEHFVCLFLNTKNVVIDKKCIYVGTLNASVVHPREVFREAIRKSSAGVICVHNHPSGDPTPSREDIHVTERLFEAGRLLGIDLLDHIIIGDSRFYSMKEKGIMPV, translated from the coding sequence ATGGAACGGGATTCCTTGCTCATTCGCGATGTGCCGGAAGGGGAACGGCCGCGGGAACGCATGCTTCAGGTGGGACCGGCTTCCTTGGCAAATGCGGAGCTGGTGGCGATCTTGTTGCGGACCGGTACCGCTGCCGAATCGGCGATTCATTTGGCAGGCCGTGTTTTGTCTAAAGTGGATGGATTAAAAGGGCTGGCTCAGGCAGATCTGCTTGAACTGACTGAAATCCGCGGAGTGGGGCCGGCAAAGGCGGTCCAATTGCTGGCAGGCATCGAACTGGGACGGAGGGTGTTTCGCGCTGTTCCCGGAGAGAAAGTTGCGATTCGTTCTCCGCGGGATGCAGCTGAAGCTTGTATGGACGAGATGCGGTATCTTTCCCAGGAACACTTCGTCTGCCTTTTTCTAAATACGAAAAACGTGGTGATCGATAAAAAATGTATCTACGTCGGCACCTTGAATGCCTCTGTCGTACATCCCCGGGAAGTGTTTCGGGAAGCGATCAGGAAAAGTTCCGCCGGCGTTATCTGTGTTCATAATCATCCCAGTGGCGATCCCACCCCCAGCCGGGAAGACATCCATGTTACCGAGCGATTGTTTGAAGCGGGTCGGCTGTTGGGAATTGATTTACTGGACCATATCATCATTGGTGACAGTCGTTTTTACAGCATGAAGGAAAAAGGGATCATGCCCGTATGA
- a CDS encoding Maf family protein, whose translation MQPELVLASGSPRRRELLRSLGVPFSVHPSWVAEEVPGDPSPGELVEILAAKKALAVAHTRRQAVVIGSDTVVSLEGKILGKPADQEDACRILERLQGRAHQVYSGIALVEMDGGKVSRRLISHRVTEVMVRNMTAEEIHWYVSTGEPLDKAGAYGLQGIGSIWVDWIDGCYTNVVGLSLPLLYDMLKQMDYPMMTKPFSPERKV comes from the coding sequence ATGCAGCCGGAACTGGTACTTGCTTCCGGGTCTCCGCGACGAAGGGAACTCCTTCGTTCTCTGGGTGTCCCCTTTTCCGTTCACCCGAGTTGGGTGGCGGAAGAAGTTCCCGGTGATCCTTCTCCGGGGGAGCTGGTGGAAATTTTGGCCGCCAAAAAAGCGTTGGCGGTGGCTCACACCCGGCGTCAAGCGGTGGTGATCGGATCGGACACCGTTGTTTCTCTTGAGGGAAAGATCTTGGGAAAACCTGCGGATCAAGAGGATGCTTGCCGTATCCTGGAACGCCTGCAGGGCAGAGCACACCAAGTTTATTCGGGGATCGCCCTGGTGGAGATGGATGGGGGCAAGGTATCACGACGGCTGATCAGTCATCGGGTGACCGAAGTGATGGTGCGCAACATGACCGCTGAAGAAATCCATTGGTATGTATCCACCGGGGAGCCGTTGGACAAGGCTGGAGCATACGGCCTACAGGGGATTGGTTCCATTTGGGTGGATTGGATCGACGGTTGTTACACCAACGTAGTGGGCTTGTCGCTTCCGTTGTTGTACGACATGCTGAAACAGATGGATTATCCGATGATGACCAAGCCATTTTCTCCGGAACGTAAGGTTTGA
- a CDS encoding A24 family peptidase gives MEGVSGGVWVMIGVGVTVGWWAGRFLPVAGGWLFQERMIRPAEYRWGKKWGSIGLSLGGASVVWLAKDVAEALLALALLLFLLMVVWTDCMRGIIPNRLNGIGAVVFILLQGVRGEAWVPLLVASVAGMCLLGLVSLLSGGGMGGGDVKMAAAAGWALGWPALGAGLGLAIISGGLTALWLWMSRRVEGKTPVPFGPHLAIGFFVAFWYGEELTGWYLSLVNE, from the coding sequence ATGGAAGGGGTGTCCGGCGGAGTGTGGGTGATGATTGGGGTGGGAGTGACTGTCGGGTGGTGGGCGGGACGATTCCTGCCCGTGGCCGGGGGGTGGTTGTTTCAGGAGCGGATGATTCGGCCAGCCGAATATCGTTGGGGAAAAAAGTGGGGCAGTATCGGTCTTTCATTGGGCGGGGCCAGTGTTGTCTGGTTGGCGAAGGATGTTGCTGAAGCCTTGTTGGCGTTGGCTCTGCTTTTGTTTTTGCTCATGGTAGTGTGGACGGATTGCATGCGTGGAATCATTCCCAACCGCTTGAACGGGATCGGAGCCGTGGTGTTTATCTTGTTGCAGGGAGTGCGCGGGGAGGCATGGGTGCCTTTGTTGGTGGCTTCAGTGGCCGGAATGTGTCTATTGGGACTGGTATCCCTGTTAAGCGGTGGAGGGATGGGGGGAGGAGACGTGAAAATGGCCGCTGCCGCCGGCTGGGCCTTGGGATGGCCGGCGTTGGGCGCCGGCTTGGGCCTGGCCATCATAAGCGGCGGTTTGACAGCCCTATGGTTATGGATGAGCCGACGGGTGGAAGGAAAGACTCCGGTTCCCTTCGGGCCGCATTTGGCCATCGGTTTTTTCGTCGCATTTTGGTATGGCGAGGAGTTAACGGGGTGGTACTTGTCTCTGGTGAACGAGTAA
- a CDS encoding terpene cyclase/mutase family protein, with amino-acid sequence MDPISVVRAAREQLMDEVLRKQKRDGRWSLCFETGPMTDAYTLLLMEGVGWRDPKLREGIVSRLRALADRDGGWRLYADEPHVNVSATVEASVALVAAGAESPDGTLIRQAQERVRSQGGIRKAGSLTRIVLSLVGMLDWGRQPRLPIRLLLLPWWFPVNLFDLVGFTRCHLVPVMVASHLRVARSLPRGPHDLTGWGMLTDSISISPTLQRHIQDSLPAELSGKVGERLALAKAAAFMRNRTEADGTLYSYFSTTLLMVFAWLGLGFSPSHPWITQAIRGVRSFVIPTAEGLHMQFTTSTVWDTALLMDALGEAGIPPQDEAMVRGRHYVLTRQHTRLGDWAIKNPGVPAGGWGFSDINTINPDVDDTAACLRVLARGLTVDPSLSGPWERGVRWLTSMQNRDGGWAAFEKNTDKRWPQLLLPAEDLKMVATDPSTVDLTGRTLAFLGRYRGWKQENPAAERAIRFLEKVQEKDGSWFGRWGIAYIYGTWAALTGMTAVGCTFSHPAVAKGVRWLLSVQNPDGGWGESCRSDGERRYVPLNKSTPSQTAWALDALIACHDHPTAPIQAGIQRLASLTWEKGEHITYPTGAGMAGQFYIHYHSYRYIWPLGVLARYEKKYGSSAPAPYS; translated from the coding sequence ATGGACCCAATCAGTGTCGTTCGGGCAGCACGGGAACAATTGATGGATGAGGTGTTGCGAAAACAGAAGCGGGATGGGCGTTGGAGCCTTTGCTTTGAAACCGGTCCGATGACGGATGCTTATACATTGTTGTTGATGGAGGGAGTGGGATGGCGGGACCCTAAACTGCGTGAGGGGATTGTGTCACGTTTGCGGGCTCTTGCTGACAGGGATGGCGGCTGGCGGTTATATGCGGATGAACCCCATGTCAATGTCTCCGCCACGGTGGAGGCTTCCGTAGCATTGGTGGCCGCCGGGGCAGAATCTCCGGACGGCACCCTGATCCGGCAGGCCCAGGAACGGGTTCGCTCTCAGGGTGGGATCCGTAAAGCCGGCTCTCTTACACGGATTGTGCTCAGTTTGGTGGGGATGTTGGATTGGGGCAGACAGCCCCGGTTGCCGATCCGGCTTTTGCTCTTGCCATGGTGGTTTCCCGTTAACCTTTTTGACCTCGTCGGCTTCACCCGTTGTCATCTGGTACCGGTTATGGTTGCTTCTCATCTTCGGGTGGCACGATCTCTTCCCAGGGGGCCCCATGATTTGACGGGATGGGGAATGTTAACCGATTCAATCAGCATCTCTCCAACCCTCCAACGGCACATTCAGGATTCTTTGCCGGCGGAACTGTCCGGAAAGGTGGGGGAGCGGCTCGCGCTGGCCAAGGCGGCCGCGTTTATGCGCAACCGTACGGAGGCGGATGGAACCCTATACAGTTATTTCAGTACCACTTTACTGATGGTATTCGCATGGTTGGGTCTGGGCTTTTCCCCGTCCCATCCTTGGATTACCCAAGCGATCCGGGGAGTGCGTTCGTTTGTCATTCCGACGGCGGAGGGTCTCCATATGCAATTTACCACTTCTACCGTCTGGGATACGGCCCTTTTAATGGATGCTTTAGGAGAGGCGGGGATTCCTCCCCAAGATGAGGCGATGGTCCGTGGCCGCCATTACGTATTGACACGTCAACATACCCGCTTGGGAGATTGGGCGATAAAAAACCCGGGTGTCCCTGCCGGGGGGTGGGGCTTTTCCGACATCAACACGATTAACCCAGATGTGGATGATACCGCCGCCTGTCTCCGTGTATTGGCCAGAGGTTTGACTGTCGACCCGTCATTGAGCGGGCCATGGGAGCGGGGGGTGCGGTGGTTGACCAGCATGCAAAACCGGGATGGAGGCTGGGCGGCATTTGAAAAGAATACGGATAAACGATGGCCGCAACTCCTGTTGCCGGCGGAAGACCTTAAAATGGTGGCAACCGATCCATCCACGGTGGACTTGACAGGGAGGACATTGGCCTTTTTAGGCCGTTATCGGGGGTGGAAACAGGAAAATCCCGCCGCCGAGCGGGCCATTCGTTTTTTGGAGAAAGTACAGGAGAAGGACGGTTCCTGGTTTGGTCGCTGGGGAATTGCTTATATCTACGGTACTTGGGCCGCATTGACGGGGATGACCGCTGTTGGTTGCACTTTCTCCCACCCGGCAGTAGCGAAGGGTGTCCGGTGGCTTTTATCCGTTCAAAACCCCGACGGGGGGTGGGGAGAATCTTGCCGCAGTGATGGAGAGAGACGCTATGTTCCGTTAAATAAGAGTACTCCGTCTCAAACCGCTTGGGCGCTGGATGCCCTTATCGCTTGTCACGACCATCCCACCGCTCCCATCCAAGCCGGAATCCAACGGTTGGCGAGCCTGACGTGGGAAAAGGGGGAACATATCACGTATCCCACCGGAGCCGGAATGGCTGGCCAGTTTTACATCCATTATCATAGCTATCGCTATATCTGGCCATTAGGGGTGTTGGCCCGGTATGAAAAGAAATACGGTTCGTCCGCCCCTGCGCCGTATTCATAG
- a CDS encoding ABC transporter ATP-binding protein, producing the protein MFLLEIQNLTGGYAPQHPVIFDIDFRLESGEMVGLIGLNGAGKSTTIKHILGYLQPHSGSILFRGKSTEKDPTHFRREVAYIAETPYLYPELTLEEHLELTAMAYNLDAGWRDRMEELLEEFQMTKRRRWYPGTFSKGMRQKVMILCALLVRPSLLIVDEPFVGLDPLATHSLLEQLTAMKREGCAILLSTHVLATAEKHADRFILLKEGRIVLSGNLDDMRKQAGLSGASLDELFVFTAKGERP; encoded by the coding sequence ATCTTTTTGCTTGAAATACAGAACCTAACAGGCGGTTACGCTCCGCAACATCCCGTTATATTCGATATCGATTTCCGCCTGGAATCCGGCGAAATGGTAGGATTGATCGGTTTGAACGGAGCGGGGAAGAGCACCACCATCAAACATATTCTGGGCTATCTGCAACCCCACTCCGGCTCGATCCTCTTTCGCGGCAAAAGCACGGAGAAAGATCCGACGCATTTCCGACGCGAAGTGGCATACATAGCGGAAACTCCTTATCTCTATCCAGAACTAACCCTGGAGGAACATCTGGAATTGACGGCGATGGCCTATAATCTGGATGCGGGATGGCGGGATCGGATGGAGGAATTGCTCGAAGAATTTCAGATGACCAAACGACGCCGCTGGTATCCCGGCACATTTTCAAAAGGAATGCGTCAGAAGGTGATGATCCTGTGTGCCCTGCTGGTCCGTCCTTCCCTGTTGATCGTGGATGAACCGTTTGTCGGACTGGACCCCTTGGCCACCCATTCCCTGCTGGAACAGTTAACCGCGATGAAACGGGAGGGGTGTGCCATTCTCCTGTCCACTCATGTATTGGCGACAGCAGAAAAGCATGCGGACCGCTTCATCTTGTTGAAGGAAGGGCGGATCGTCCTCAGCGGCAATCTGGACGACATGAGAAAACAGGCTGGGCTTTCGGGCGCTTCCCTGGATGAGCTGTTTGTGTTCACAGCCAAAGGGGAGAGACCATGA
- a CDS encoding ABC transporter permease — protein sequence MNDLDHLFQDRRKKAFEKGGRYALAIARTLNLFPALFAILVLVLYRKLLEEWLPPDFPVAWLLAVILTPVLASTRFRTFIQPADPFFLAPAPDKLTRYWQRTFTYNATIQCLAVLGWMAFLSPLFIQRLGDGIAWVMAVVVLITFKVFLLWLRLHELFGKHPRWIDPVIRWVTSALVTIWLFQGEFFGIPLLAALGWTGFLILHHRKRRPPQGYIPWDRLVSEESATVTRYYRLASQFIDVPQVGNEVRIRRGWGWLNRFPARRPEHTYLYLYQRTFLRYREPFGVSLRLTLVTGLALIWAEFSLSLAASLYFLGLWMTAVQLPWIRRIHRFQPWFRLYPLPEQQKTLGLSRLVWIILLAQSLLILVLPALTWEKPFPSVPLLLAGGWTFSTVYARWRIPRSMRKRKAVSTMRS from the coding sequence ATGAACGATCTGGATCATCTGTTTCAGGACCGCAGGAAAAAGGCGTTCGAAAAGGGCGGCCGGTACGCCCTCGCCATTGCCCGCACCCTGAATCTGTTTCCGGCGCTGTTTGCCATTTTGGTTCTTGTCTTATACCGCAAACTGTTGGAAGAATGGCTGCCTCCCGATTTTCCGGTTGCCTGGTTGCTGGCGGTGATCCTGACGCCGGTACTGGCTTCCACCCGTTTCCGTACGTTTATACAGCCGGCAGACCCCTTTTTTCTGGCTCCGGCCCCGGATAAACTCACCCGATACTGGCAACGGACTTTTACCTATAACGCCACGATCCAATGTTTAGCCGTGTTGGGCTGGATGGCGTTTTTATCCCCGCTCTTCATCCAGCGGTTGGGGGATGGGATCGCCTGGGTCATGGCGGTTGTGGTCCTGATCACGTTCAAAGTGTTTCTTCTGTGGCTTCGGCTCCATGAACTGTTCGGAAAGCACCCCCGCTGGATCGATCCCGTCATCCGTTGGGTAACCAGTGCACTGGTTACCATCTGGCTATTCCAGGGCGAATTTTTTGGAATCCCGTTACTGGCGGCCTTGGGTTGGACCGGATTCCTGATCCTCCATCATCGAAAAAGGCGCCCACCCCAAGGGTATATCCCCTGGGACCGATTGGTGTCCGAAGAATCGGCCACCGTCACCCGCTACTACCGGTTGGCCAGCCAGTTCATCGATGTGCCCCAAGTGGGAAACGAGGTTCGGATCCGACGGGGATGGGGATGGCTCAATCGTTTCCCCGCCCGCCGGCCCGAGCATACCTACCTTTATCTGTATCAACGGACATTTCTTCGTTACCGGGAGCCATTCGGAGTCTCCCTTCGTCTGACGCTGGTGACCGGACTCGCCCTGATATGGGCGGAGTTTAGCTTGTCTTTAGCGGCGAGCCTGTATTTCCTGGGTTTATGGATGACGGCGGTCCAGCTTCCCTGGATCAGGCGCATCCACCGTTTTCAACCCTGGTTCCGACTTTATCCCTTACCCGAACAGCAAAAAACATTAGGCCTGTCCCGGTTGGTGTGGATAATTCTTCTCGCGCAAAGTTTGTTAATACTGGTGCTGCCCGCCCTGACCTGGGAGAAGCCCTTTCCTTCTGTACCCCTGTTGCTGGCGGGCGGATGGACCTTCTCCACTGTCTACGCCCGCTGGCGCATCCCGCGAAGTATGAGGAAGCGGAAGGCTGTTTCTACGATGCGGTCATAA
- a CDS encoding SCO family protein, producing MMKRKSITGRIWVPAMLFLVAGIMTACGGGTGQEPDNATQEQAEPLNWQVPAFEAVDQDGNPVTLDDLKGRVWLADFIFTRCPDVCPPMTANMTKVQQELEKQGVEVEIISFSVDPEHDQPEVLKEFAGNYDLSFDNWRFLTGYAQEEIETFAREGFKGDVQRMQEEDPLLINHPVSFFLVNADGNVHERYDGMDPDVEQMVKDIRDLEGEQK from the coding sequence ATGATGAAACGGAAAAGTATTACAGGACGGATATGGGTACCGGCGATGCTGTTCTTGGTTGCAGGGATCATGACTGCCTGTGGTGGAGGAACCGGGCAGGAGCCCGACAACGCCACTCAGGAACAGGCGGAACCTCTCAATTGGCAAGTGCCTGCCTTTGAAGCTGTCGACCAAGACGGCAATCCCGTCACCTTGGATGATTTAAAGGGACGCGTGTGGCTGGCGGACTTTATCTTCACCCGTTGTCCCGATGTTTGCCCACCGATGACGGCCAACATGACCAAAGTACAACAGGAGTTGGAGAAACAGGGAGTGGAGGTGGAAATCATCTCTTTTAGTGTGGATCCGGAACATGATCAACCGGAAGTGTTGAAGGAGTTTGCCGGCAACTACGACCTTAGCTTTGATAACTGGCGCTTTCTGACCGGATATGCTCAGGAAGAGATTGAAACCTTCGCCCGGGAAGGCTTCAAAGGAGATGTCCAACGGATGCAGGAGGAGGATCCGCTTTTAATCAACCACCCTGTTTCTTTTTTCCTGGTGAATGCAGATGGAAACGTGCATGAGCGATACGACGGTATGGATCCGGACGTCGAACAGATGGTTAAGGATATTCGAGATTTGGAAGGCGAACAAAAGTAG
- a CDS encoding glycine betaine uptake BCCT transporter, which produces MKKVSKSVFGISVIIALLFLLWGTLTPGHLADVTGDIQGFLQSKFGWFYLLAATGFLVFVIALIFTRFGNIKLGKDGEQPEYPFITWFAMLFSAGMGIGLVFWGVAEPLTHFTSPPTGEGGTQADAVNSLRYTLFHWGFHPWAIYTLIALALAYFKFRKDAPGLISATFYPLLGERVNGPIGKTIDILAVFATIFGVATSLGFGAAQIAGGVSFLSDGIPNNLATQLMIIAVVTVLFMVSAWSGLNKGIKYLSNLNITLAIALLVFLIIVGPTSFMANLFTTTLGGYFQQLPQMSLQITPFEETQRAAWTQGWTIFYWAWWISWAPFVGTFIARVSRGRTIREFILGVLAVPTLFSAIWFSVMGGAGLNAEMFGGAGIVEAMNELGTEVALFSLFETLPLGTLATVIAILLIGTFFITSADSATFVLGMQTTNGSLNPSASVKLTWGFIQSAAAAVLLASGGLQGLQTASIIAAFPFTFVLIGMGVSLFVSLKRERAAPKRSRAV; this is translated from the coding sequence GTGAAGAAAGTATCCAAAAGTGTGTTCGGTATTTCTGTTATTATCGCCTTGTTGTTTTTATTATGGGGAACATTGACACCGGGCCATTTGGCCGATGTGACGGGTGACATCCAAGGCTTTTTACAAAGCAAGTTCGGATGGTTTTACCTGTTGGCCGCCACCGGCTTTTTGGTTTTCGTCATCGCTTTGATCTTTACTCGCTTCGGCAATATTAAGTTAGGAAAAGATGGCGAACAACCGGAATATCCCTTTATCACTTGGTTTGCCATGCTGTTCAGTGCGGGAATGGGGATTGGATTGGTGTTTTGGGGAGTGGCGGAACCGCTGACCCATTTTACCAGTCCGCCCACGGGTGAAGGGGGGACCCAAGCGGATGCGGTTAATTCCCTTCGCTACACACTGTTTCACTGGGGATTTCATCCTTGGGCCATCTATACTCTGATCGCTCTGGCTTTGGCTTACTTCAAGTTTCGCAAAGACGCTCCGGGTTTGATCAGCGCGACCTTTTATCCACTCCTCGGAGAACGGGTAAACGGGCCGATTGGGAAAACAATCGACATTCTCGCTGTTTTCGCCACCATTTTCGGGGTGGCCACCTCACTCGGTTTTGGTGCCGCTCAAATCGCCGGTGGGGTTTCCTTCCTGTCGGACGGGATTCCCAACAACCTGGCCACCCAATTGATGATCATTGCTGTGGTTACGGTGTTGTTTATGGTTTCCGCTTGGTCGGGACTGAACAAGGGGATTAAGTACCTCAGCAACCTGAACATCACTCTGGCCATCGCCCTGTTGGTCTTTTTGATCATCGTGGGACCCACTTCATTCATGGCCAATCTGTTCACCACCACTCTTGGGGGGTATTTTCAACAATTGCCTCAAATGAGTCTGCAAATTACCCCCTTTGAAGAGACCCAGCGGGCCGCCTGGACACAGGGTTGGACCATCTTCTACTGGGCGTGGTGGATCTCCTGGGCACCCTTTGTGGGAACGTTTATCGCCCGGGTTTCCCGCGGGCGCACAATCCGGGAGTTTATCCTCGGAGTGTTGGCTGTGCCCACGCTGTTCAGCGCCATCTGGTTCTCCGTCATGGGTGGAGCTGGTCTGAACGCGGAGATGTTCGGCGGAGCCGGCATCGTGGAGGCTATGAATGAGTTGGGAACGGAAGTGGCGTTATTCAGCCTGTTTGAAACACTTCCCCTCGGCACACTCGCAACTGTCATCGCTATTTTGTTGATCGGCACCTTCTTTATCACTTCGGCGGATTCCGCCACGTTTGTATTGGGGATGCAAACGACCAACGGCAGCCTGAACCCAAGTGCATCGGTTAAGCTCACCTGGGGGTTCATCCAGTCGGCTGCTGCCGCTGTCCTGCTGGCTTCTGGAGGATTGCAAGGATTGCAGACGGCTTCGATCATCGCCGCCTTCCCCTTTACGTTTGTTTTGATCGGGATGGGTGTCTCACTCTTTGTCTCCCTTAAACGGGAGAGAGCGGCCCCAAAGCGTTCACGGGCCGTATAA
- the murC gene encoding UDP-N-acetylmuramate--L-alanine ligase, with translation MSKKEHVHFIGIGGYGMSAIARVLLEMGHRVTGSDVSSNKLTEALAAKGAEIHLGHDGMLVENADRVVYSSSIPEHNVEWKAAREQGIPVYHRSQMLALLLNDKKGVAIAGAHGKTTTSSMIAQTMEEAGVDPSYIIGGEVVSLGSNAKAGSSDWVVAEADESDGTFLEYNPQIAVVTNIEPDHLENYDGDFNNLKQAYRQFLRQVKTDGLAVLGWDDAYVREIADDCQARIITYALDRSADVTATHIRQHLNTITFTVHAHGKELGEMTLHVPGRHNVANALATTAVCLEAGISFSAIAEGMARFRGAKRRFQVIGEVDDILVVDDYAHHPTEIRATLSGLKAMNRRVLAVFQPQRYSRTHLLMDEFSRAFGEADQLVISSIYSPPGEPPIEGVTSERLVEMVRVNSNPRALFRDTKEDVEKWLLEQARPGDLVITMGAGDIWRVAHHLVPALQERREKANLT, from the coding sequence ATTTCAAAAAAAGAACATGTTCATTTTATCGGGATTGGCGGATATGGGATGAGTGCCATTGCACGGGTGTTGTTGGAGATGGGACACCGGGTGACAGGGTCGGATGTTTCGTCCAACAAACTGACAGAAGCGTTGGCAGCCAAAGGAGCGGAAATTCATCTCGGCCATGATGGGATGCTGGTGGAAAACGCGGACCGTGTCGTTTATTCCTCCAGTATTCCTGAACACAATGTGGAATGGAAGGCGGCGCGGGAGCAAGGGATCCCGGTTTATCATCGCTCCCAGATGCTGGCGCTTCTCCTCAATGACAAAAAAGGGGTGGCGATTGCTGGTGCCCACGGAAAGACGACCACCTCTTCTATGATCGCGCAGACGATGGAAGAAGCCGGCGTCGATCCTTCCTATATCATTGGCGGGGAAGTGGTCAGCCTGGGCAGCAACGCCAAGGCAGGTTCCAGCGACTGGGTGGTCGCCGAGGCAGATGAAAGCGACGGCACCTTCCTGGAATATAATCCCCAGATCGCGGTTGTTACCAATATCGAACCGGATCATTTGGAGAACTATGACGGTGACTTTAACAACTTGAAACAGGCGTACCGTCAATTTCTTCGTCAAGTGAAAACAGACGGGTTGGCGGTTCTGGGATGGGATGACGCCTATGTGAGGGAAATCGCCGATGATTGCCAAGCCCGCATCATCACATATGCCTTAGATCGTTCTGCCGATGTGACGGCGACCCACATCCGTCAACATCTGAATACGATCACCTTTACTGTTCATGCCCATGGGAAAGAATTGGGGGAGATGACGCTCCATGTACCGGGTCGTCATAATGTCGCCAATGCGCTGGCGACAACAGCCGTTTGTTTAGAGGCGGGAATCTCCTTTTCTGCCATCGCGGAAGGGATGGCACGCTTCCGCGGAGCCAAACGACGTTTTCAAGTGATTGGGGAAGTGGATGATATTCTGGTGGTTGACGATTACGCTCACCACCCCACGGAGATTCGGGCGACCCTTAGTGGCTTAAAAGCGATGAACCGGCGAGTTCTGGCAGTGTTTCAGCCCCAGCGTTATTCCCGCACTCATCTGTTGATGGATGAATTCAGCCGGGCTTTCGGTGAGGCGGATCAGCTGGTAATCAGCAGTATTTATTCCCCTCCCGGCGAACCCCCCATCGAAGGGGTAACGTCGGAGCGACTGGTGGAGATGGTACGGGTCAATAGTAATCCTCGTGCTCTATTTAGAGATACTAAGGAAGATGTGGAGAAATGGCTGCTGGAACAAGCCCGTCCCGGTGACTTGGTGATTACCATGGGGGCAGGGGACATCTGGCGGGTGGCACATCATTTGGTTCCCGCTTTACAAGAGCGCAGAGAAAAGGCCAATTTAACGTGA